The Salvia miltiorrhiza cultivar Shanhuang (shh) unplaced genomic scaffold, IMPLAD_Smil_shh original_scaffold_302, whole genome shotgun sequence genome window below encodes:
- the LOC131003968 gene encoding uncharacterized protein LOC131003968 — protein MENQQDLQSFSVVWRGRKLVVEMNLGATLKELGDKLQRLTHVEADTLRLLVPVEKNSKLLYPFSDEHSHLSLESASILKGKSIRMMGVPKDEVDEVLQNAKADLRIAGFDEEEKRLKQRIYGRSYNSTKLPQGNYIFCDFRTLSLPGVVLNPPASKALELLHKLASDPGIVAIMNKHRWRVGILTEMAPVGYVGISPECILGFNKNHGEEISLRLRTDDLKGFRKYEKIKKTLLHELAHMVFSEHDSNFLALDSQLNKEAATLDWTKSRGHTLSGGTLSEQYDEEFDTSSNVISSHKLGGRVSVLPTARAASANAAFARLADTSTLLSESSGVPDLNIHEIQNESKPVPDDSDGDECMQLDPPRHEQSNPTDSGTTSPRPNLNGDFGRRLAILESELDNAEADQNHPREQNAEPPDQRDSTPLPSIELPSHVSGTPGEAHPSDSHVDEMQTEPDSGGMPPRSHSTEPDPDDPELRIIQDPVTVFCGRLQRAVQSLRNETTPSETDRVLQTLIKIVGNVMEHPNDVKFRKLRKANPLIQRNIVTYKAAVEILKLIGFHEEVIVVESGNTEPYFMLKRNDPGLLWLAKSSLSSCIS, from the exons ATGGAGAACCAGCAGGATTTGCAAAGCTTCTCAGTTGTTTGGAGGGGACGAAAGCTTGTTGTTGAAATGAATCTAGGTGCCACTCTCAAGGAGTTAGGCGATAAGTTGCAACGACTCACGCATGTTGAGGCTGATACTTTAAGGCTTCTCGTTCCTGTGGAGAAAAATTCAAAGCTGCTGTATCCTTTTTCTGATGAGCATTCTCACTTGAGCTTGGAGTCGGCATCAATTCTTAAG GGAAAATCGATTAGAATGATGGGAGTACCCAAAGATGAGGTTGATGAAGTCCTACAAAATGCGAAGGCAGACCTGAGGATAGCTGGGTttgatgaagaagaaaagagatTGAAGCAGAGAATTTACGGGAGATCGTATAACTCAACGAAACTTCCTCAAGGAAATTATATCTTTTGTGATTTTCGGACACTTAGCCTTCCTGGAGTAGTA TTGAACCCCCCTGCATCGAAGGCACTAGAATTGCTGCATAAGCTTGCTTCAGATCCGGGAATTGTTGCAATTATGAATAAG CATCGTTGGAGGGTGGGAATTTTGACTGAGATGGCACCTGTTGGTTATGTTGGAATAAGTCCTGAGTGCATCCTTGGTTTCAACAAG AATCACGGAGAAGAGATATCACTTAGACTTCGAACTGATGATCTCAAGGGTTTCAGgaaatatgaaaaaattaagAAGACTCTTTTGCATGAGCTA GCACATATGGTGTTTTCCGAGCATGATTCGAATTTCTTAGCTCTGGATTCACAG CTTAACAAAGAAGCTGCTACTCTGGATTGGACTAAATCAAGGGGTCATACTCTGAGTGGAGGTACCCTTTCGGAACAGTATGACGAGGAGTTTGACACAAGCAGTAATGTAATTTCATCGCACAAGCTTGGAGGGAGAGTTTCTGTTCTTCCTACTGCTCGTGCTGCTTCAGCGAATGCAGCTTTTGCTCGTTTGGCCGACACATCCACTCTACTTTCAGAATCATCTGGG GTACCTGATCTTAATATCCACGAGATTCAGAATGAGTCTAAACCGGTTCCAGATGACTCTGACGGAGATGAATGCATGCAACTTGACCCTCCCCGGCATGAACAATCCAATCCCACTGATTCGGGGACTACTAGTCCCCGACCCAACCTTAATGGAGATTTTGGGAGAAGGCTCGCCATACTAGAATCTGAACTTGACAATGCTGAAGCAGACCAAAATCATCCAAGAGAGCAAAACGCTGAGCCGCCTGATCAAAGGGACTCGACTCCACTCCCAAGTATAGAGTTACCAAGTCATGTGAGTGGAACTCCTGGTGAGGCACATCCAAGTGATTCTCATGTAGACGAGATGCAAACAGAGCCTGATTCTGGTGGGATGCCACCAAGGAGCCACAGCACCGAACCTGATCCAGATGATCCTGAGTTGCGGATAATTCAAGACCCTGTTACCGTGTTTTGTGGTCGTCTGCAAAGGGCTGTTCAGTCATTGAGAAATGAAACTACGCCCTCGGAGACTGACAGGGTCCTACAAACTTTAATCAAGATAGTCGG TAATGTAATGGAACACCCGAACGATGTGAAGTTCAGAAAACTCAGAAAG GCTAATCCATTAATCCAAAGAAATATTGTTACTTACAAAG CTGCTGTGGAAATACTCAAACTAATCGGCTTTCATGAAGAAGTCATCGTTGTCGAATCAGGAAACACTGAACCTTATTTCATGCTAAAACGAAACGATCCAGGCTTGTTGTGGCTTGCCAAATCATCCCTCAGCTCGTGCATTTCATAG
- the LOC131003969 gene encoding protein-tyrosine-phosphatase IBR5-like codes for MRKRERENPCGICGHYHKFEEGEVCGICGHRMPAGADKSAVHVSAFASEILPEFLYLGSFDNAARSELLKSQGISCILNTVPACQNLYKNSFTYHCLQYDQKLPFDDAIQFLEQCEKERARVLVHCMSGKSRSPAIVMAYLMKSKGWKLAQSYQWVKEHRPSVELHPVVHQQLQEYEQKLFGSIENSGMGMPNLSSLSFGFSRPNDTPLAAAAAPVFTNTSNASIFARPLPDVPSQEFTFGAGPTPETAPRNSGLNTSSNIPAVNDVSMDGS; via the exons atgaggaagagagagagagagaatcccTGCGGGATTTGCGGCCACTACCACAAGTTCGAGGAGGGCGAGGTCTGCGGCATCTGCGGCCACCGCATGCCCGCCGGCGCCGATAAATCCGCCGTCCACGTCAGCGCCTTCGCCTCCGAGATCCTGCCCGAGTTCCTCTATCTCGGCAGCTTCGACAATGCCGCCCGCAGCGAGCTTCTCAAGTCCCAGGGCATCTCCTGTATTCTCAAT ACTGTCCCTGCTTGTCAGAATTTGTACAAGAACTCGTTTACCTATCACTGTCTACAGTATGATCAAAAACTGCCGTTTGATGATGCAATTCAGTTTCTGG AGCAATGCGAAAAGGAGAGGGCTCGGGTTCTGGTACACTGCATGTCTGGTAAAAGCAG GTCTCCGGCCATAGTAATGGCTTACTTGATGAAAAGCAAGGGCTGGAAACTTGCACAGAGTTATCAATGGGTGAAAGAACACCGGCCTTCAGTCGAACTACATCCAG TGGTGCACCAACAATTACAGGAATACGAGCAGAAACTATTCGGTTCAATAGAGAATAGTGGTATGGGCATGCCGAATTTGTCTTCTTTAAGCTTTGGCTTCTCAAGGCCAAATGATACACCACTggctgcagcagcagctcctgTTTTTACCAACACTAGCAATGCTTCTATCTTCGCCCGTCCCTTGCCCGACGTCCCCTCTCAAGAATTCACCTTCGGAGCTGGCCCGACTCCAGAGACCGCACCTCGTAACTCTGGTCTCAACACCAGCAGCAATATCCCAGCTGTCAACGACGTTTCCATGGACGGTTCTTGA